AAAACTCTTCAAAACCAATGTAGCACAAGTGAACGATGATTTGGTGACAAAACTTCGTAAATCACGCCTCAGTTTTACTGCTAAATCTACAGAAGAAAATAAGTTCTGGAGTGTTGTTTCTGGCATCATTCCTTGGTTATTCGCTCTTGGTATCATTTGGTTCATTATGATGCGCCAACTCCAAGCATCTGGTAACAAAGCATTTACCTTTGGAAAGTCTCGTGCCAAGATGAATGTGGATCCAAAAGTTAAGGTAACATTTAACGATGTTGCTGGATGTGAAGAAGCAAAAGTTGAATTACTCGAAATCATTGAATTCTTAAAAGATCCAAAAAAATTCCAAGCCATTGGTGCAAGAATTCCGAAAGGAGTTCTTCTTGTGGGTCCTCCAGGAACCGGTAAAACCCTACTTGCAAAAGCAGTTGCTGGTGAAGCGGGAGTTCCATTTTTCTCCATCTCTGGTTCAGACTTCGTAGAGATGTTTGTGGGTGTGGGAGCATCACGAGTACGTGATCTATTTGACCAAGGAAAGAAGAACGCTCCTTGTATCATCTTTATTGATGAGATTGATGCTGTCGGTCGCCTCCGCGGTGCGGGACTCGGTGGTGGACATGACGAAAGAGAACAGACCCTCAATCAGATGTTAGTCGAGATGGACGGATTTGAAATGAACGAAGGTGTCATTGTGATGGCGGCAACAAACCGTGCTGATGTCCTTGACCCAGCCCTCCTTCGTCCAGGTCGTTTTGACAGACAAGTGATTGTGGACCTTCCTGACCTTAAAGGTCGTGAAGAGATTTTAGCAGTCCATGCTAAAAAAGTTCCACTCGTATCTGATATTTCTTTGAACTCCATTGCACGTGGTACTCCTGGATTTACGGGGGCTGATCTCGCCAACCTCATCAACGAAGCAGCCCTTCTTGCAGCACGTCGTAACAAAAAACGTGTGACCCAAGAAGAATTGGAAGAAGCACGTGATAAGGTCATGATGGGTCCAGAACGTAAATCCATGTTCATCTCTGACAAAGAGAAAGAAATGACAGCTTACCATGAAGCAGGACATGCACTGCTTGGCACCTTACTGCCGTATACGGAACCAGTTCATAAAGTAACCATCATTCCGCGTGGTAGAGCCCTAGGGCTCACTCAATCCCTTCCTGTGGAAGACAGACATTCTTATCGTAAAAACTATTGTTTGGATCGGATTGTAATGTCTATGGGTGGATACATTGCCGAGGAACTTATCTTTGGTGATCCTTCGAATGGATCTTCTAATGACATCCAACAAGCAACCAACATTGCTCGTCGTATGGTTTGTGAATGGGGAATGTCTGAAAAACTCGGAACTATCCATTACGGATCTGGGGAAACTTCTCCATTTATGGGAAGAGATTATGGACATACTAGTAAACCTTACTCGGAAGAATTTGCAGCAATGATCGACCAAGAAGTCAAACGCATCATCCAAACTTGTCTCGATAAAGGTCGTGATTTGGTGAAAAAAAACCAAAAGAAATTGGATGCGATTGCCAAAGCACTTCTTGCGAAAGAAACCATTGATGCTGAAGAACTGACAAACATTGTCCAACCTTCCTTTGATAAATTCTCTGATTCCAAATCGGGAATCGGATCTAAAAAAGGAAAAGGAACTTCGGCAACTAAACCAGCTTATTCTGCATAGAAAACTCAATGAAATATTGGCTCTTTAAAACAGAACCAGATGTATTTTCTATCGACGACCTAATACGAGAAAAACTCTCGTATTGGGAAGGTGTCAGAAACTACCAAGCTCGTAATTACCTTCGAGACGAAGTCAAGTTAGGTGACTTAGTTTTATTCTATCATAGCAGACTTGATCCACCAGGGATTGTAGGAATTGCAGAAGTAGCAAAAGAAGCAACACCTGATCCTTATCAATTTGACCCGAACCATAAATACTTTGATCCAAAACTAAAAGGAACAGAACCAAGATGGTACGGCGTGCACTTAAAACCTCATACCAAATTTAAAGAGTTAATTCCTTTGGATACACTTCGTAACATGAAGGGACTAGAGAAAATGGTGGTGACACAAAAAGGATCTCGGTTGTCCATCCAACCGGTGACAAAGAAAGAATTTGATATTGTTATCAAAATGTCTTCGAAGTAAGTATCACGTTTCTACGTTTCAAATAAAAACTATTCCTTGAATGGCCTTAATTCAACTCACTCTCAACTTATATCTTGCGAACTTTAGTTCATTGCGTAGATGATTTCTTTTAGTTTCTCTAAAGTAATAGGTTTTATGATGTAATTATTGCTGAGATTGTATTTTTCTGCTCTTCTTAAATCATCCTCATCAGAAGAACTTGTGACAATATAAATGGTTATTTTTTGATCCAACGAAAGAGCAGAGATTTCATCTAAAAACTGCCAGCCATCCCAAACCGGCATATTCAAATCTAATAAAATCAAATCAGGCAAAGTTTCTGAACTAGAAATTCGAGAGACAAGCATGTCATATGCATCTTTCCCATTTGGACAAACTACTGTATGTTTTACCATACCGGAAAGGGTTATGACTTGTTTTGTCAAAAAAAGATGAACAGGATCATCTTCCACAACACAGGCTAAATTGATTTCATTCATAGGGTAAAAATACAGTGAATTTTGTACCAACTCCTACTGTACTTTCAACCTCTATTTTTCCTCCCATGGTTTCTATTTGGTTTTTTGAAATAAATAATCCAACTCCCCTGGCTTCTTTGTTTTCATGAAATGTTTTGTACATTCCAAATAATTTATCACCGTGTCTCTTTAGATCAATTCCTTGGCCATTATCTTCAAACTGAATCGC
This genomic stretch from Leptospira meyeri harbors:
- a CDS encoding response regulator, coding for MNEINLACVVEDDPVHLFLTKQVITLSGMVKHTVVCPNGKDAYDMLVSRISSSETLPDLILLDLNMPVWDGWQFLDEISALSLDQKITIYIVTSSSDEDDLRRAEKYNLSNNYIIKPITLEKLKEIIYAMN
- the ftsH gene encoding ATP-dependent zinc metalloprotease FtsH; this encodes MNKNIKTVFLFLLVFLVILATVYKGQDFAGKPDEISYSDFLNMVEPIEGKKPIGKITSKDGKETSAKQQIIIDRELIEGWYIPENSKDNKPKLFKTNVAQVNDDLVTKLRKSRLSFTAKSTEENKFWSVVSGIIPWLFALGIIWFIMMRQLQASGNKAFTFGKSRAKMNVDPKVKVTFNDVAGCEEAKVELLEIIEFLKDPKKFQAIGARIPKGVLLVGPPGTGKTLLAKAVAGEAGVPFFSISGSDFVEMFVGVGASRVRDLFDQGKKNAPCIIFIDEIDAVGRLRGAGLGGGHDEREQTLNQMLVEMDGFEMNEGVIVMAATNRADVLDPALLRPGRFDRQVIVDLPDLKGREEILAVHAKKVPLVSDISLNSIARGTPGFTGADLANLINEAALLAARRNKKRVTQEELEEARDKVMMGPERKSMFISDKEKEMTAYHEAGHALLGTLLPYTEPVHKVTIIPRGRALGLTQSLPVEDRHSYRKNYCLDRIVMSMGGYIAEELIFGDPSNGSSNDIQQATNIARRMVCEWGMSEKLGTIHYGSGETSPFMGRDYGHTSKPYSEEFAAMIDQEVKRIIQTCLDKGRDLVKKNQKKLDAIAKALLAKETIDAEELTNIVQPSFDKFSDSKSGIGSKKGKGTSATKPAYSA
- a CDS encoding EVE domain-containing protein, giving the protein MKYWLFKTEPDVFSIDDLIREKLSYWEGVRNYQARNYLRDEVKLGDLVLFYHSRLDPPGIVGIAEVAKEATPDPYQFDPNHKYFDPKLKGTEPRWYGVHLKPHTKFKELIPLDTLRNMKGLEKMVVTQKGSRLSIQPVTKKEFDIVIKMSSK